CAAGCTATGCCCGAGACCGATTCATCCACAGGAAAATCTTGGTTACCAGTGGTCAAACTTGAATTTCCTTTCGACCGCTTAGAGCTCGAGATCCTTCTCAGGGAATGCAGATATGAGGGAAACCCGGACGTATACGCCTGTATAGAAAACAGTAAGGAGATCGAATTGAATTTCGAGCCGCACGACACTATGTGCACCGATTTTATTGTCCCGGTGATATATCTCTGGGTGCCTAATGAGATCAGTATGCGAGAACATAAAAATTCCGATAGCCATTTGGGCAGATTCAATCAAGCGTCTCCTCACGGGAACCGAAGGGCGGATTCTTGTCGGCGAACCGGATAGTCGAAAGCGTAAAACCTTTACCGACGACTTTGGTGCGATCAAGGTGCGGCAAAAGCGAGAGACGTTTCGAAATATAACCACAATCCCATTCCCCGACTGGCGTAAAAATGCTCACGTGTGGGTACATGGAAAGGCGGTAATATGGGCTCGGTGCTCAGTGCTAGAGCAGTTGAAGACTGGATTGTTTATATTTCCAAGGCTGAGGCACCATCAATTCCAAACTGAGGGGTCGGCGCTGCTCAGGCTCATCATACAAATCCAAGACCATGTTTTGGTGCTTAGTGAAGCTTCATGGGCTCGTGCTTGTAGAGCCCTGTGGAAAGCGTTTGAAATACTCTGACAATGCATGTCGTTTAATTTTCTGGATCGTATAGATCATCAGTCACGGAAGCATCGCAACTCTGGCAGCTCACGATGTATTGCGCTATGCATCAGAGTGTCGGACTATGTGACCCCATCCCAGCTCATCTCCTTTTATTGCCCCAATAATCCAAGAAACTCGCCTTCTCCACCCAACCCATACCCTTCGTTCTCCTTATCCTACCAGTCTCAGCCAACACAACACCTACAGCCTCTCTCCATACTGCTTTTGGATCTTTCGCTGCACTGTCTAAACCTCCAGGGGCATTGTTGAGTATCTCGGAAGGTAAgaacgaaggtgatgatggtgaggcTGAAGGATGAAGTGTGCGAACGTGTAAGGATCTCGATGGAATGGGTGTTGGAGTGTATAAGAGAGAGAATACGAGATGGTTGAGGGGTGTGGGTATGGGACAGGTCGCAGATGAGGCGAAAGCGGTAGGAGGGGTGTGTCTATGTATGTCCATGGAAAATGATTAATATCTGATCTCGTTTATGTGCCAAATCCTTTTAATCCATCCAATCGAACgagacaaactcacctgaaatACTTGATCCACACCTGCCCATCCTCACGTCCACTAAAACTTCCGTCCAGTACTCCTTCTGCGAATTTGAGTATCGCTCTTCCATTGGAAGTTGTGGCCTCAGGAAACACCACGACAGgtctaccttctttccttctcgCTTCTCTGAGGGTCTTGTAATATTTCGTGGTAGGTGGTATATCATATGTGGGTGGTAACGAACCTGTTCTAGCTAATAGCGCAAGCAAGGGGATAGGTTCATAGCCTATCAAGTCTTGATGAGCGGAAGAAGACGAGAGGTTAATAGAGGCTGAGCCCGTCCCGGTATGTCGACCTGTTTTGGCTGTGGGAGctgtagaagaggaaggtgtgGAGAAGATTGGCAAGAGGAATGTGGGATTGTGCCTGTTGCATTGCATTGGTAAGTGAGATCACAAGTGGGGTATCTCGCACGCACTTACCTGAAAGCGAGATACAACACATCGACGTAGCTGGTCCAATTGGTAATTATCAGATCACCTTTCTTAGGTGATACTTTCGATATTTGTGATACACCATTTTTACTATTGTTCATCCACACAGTCAGTACCAAGACAATGTTCAAGGTCTCGATACGAGATGACAGCAACTTACCCTCTTTTGGGCGAATAGATATCGGTAGTGATCCACCAATAACCCATGATACCCAATGCTAATCTACATGTGAGAGCTGTAAATACAGATGAGACCAATCGATATATTGGTGGAACAGGGGTCTACAGAAGGTTATGGAGTATTTTAGTGCGACAGCTTGCGAATATGAATGACACTATACGTACAAAAATCAAACACAACCCGTCAATCAGGATAACATGGAGCAAAGCTATCACTCCCAATAAGATGGTTCGAGCTATCGCGTGTACCAAGGAGAAAGGCCCCAGGAGGGCTACGAAGATCGGTGAGACCGAACGAGGGGGAACGATAGGCAGGAAGGGCTATAGGCGATACTGTGAGCATAGCTACAATCAATTATGAGATCCGAGAAAGATTGCACTGACTTGTATGCCCGTTCCGGGGTCCTGCAGAATaccagaagatgatcaatatGATTTGGCTTTGACTCGTTGAGAGCACTCACTCTCCATTTCGAATATTTCTCCATTTTTATCTACTCGATTCGCCTTATCGATCTTATGTTAGTTCTGGGCTGAAGACTAGTTTTTATATTTCAATATGAAAactcaagatgaagatatcctcttcttcatttgCGACTGCTTCGTTCATGAGATACGCGAAGGACAGCAACTTCCGACGGAACGGGATGGTAGCTAAAGTGACGTGGCATTGTACTGCATCTTTCATATTCAAAAGTCGAGTCAAGAATCCGAACGAGAGACgttcatgtccatgttcGAGCGTTTATTTCGAGTGGATGAGTCGATGAATTGCATTTCAGTCATCAGCTACCTGTCGAAAATACTCGAGTTTCATCCTCCTACTTTCACTGAGAGCAAAGAGAAGATCCTGCAAAATGGGTATCACATTGCTGATCGACAACTACGACTCGTTCACCTGGAACGTCTACGCCGACATAGCTGTATTGGGAGGTAATCCGGTGGTAGTGAGGAATGATAAGATTACTCTGGAAcagatcgaggtgagttgcacTGGTATATCCTCGTTGAATGTTGCACTGCCGAATGGTAATTGGTACAGTTATATTCTATTCGCTAACGTCGCTTCCCACTGTTTATAGGAAATGTACAACTCCGGTGAGCTCGAACGTATAGTGATTTCACCAGGACCAGGACATCCTCGAACGGATAGTGGGATATCTAGAGATGCGATCAAATGGGGTATTGGCAAATTACCTATATTGGGTGTTTGTATGGGACTGGAATGTATAGTGGATCTATTGGGAGGTGAGGTGAGTACTTCCGTCAAATACCACTTTTTGACATCGGCTACTGCATATAATTCCGCTTGATGATACCGTTTCCTGTTTGGTCAATTTCAAGCTAAGTTCTTTACCATTGTTTAGATCGCATACGCAGGAGAGATCAAGCACGGTAAATCCTCTTTGATCCAACACGATTCCATCGGTATATTCCACGACTTGCCACCATTATTATCCTCTGTCCGATACCATTCCCTATCCGCCCAACTATTATCCTTACCACCGATCTTACAAGTATCCTCAACCACGCAGGAATCAGGTGTCATCATGGGTGTCAGACACAGGGAAGCTACGGTAGAAGCTGTACAGTATCATCCGGAATCATGTAAGAGCGAAGGTGGGAAAGGGTTGATGGCGAATTTCTTAAAGTTGAAAGGAGGTAAATGGGGTGGTGAGAACGCTTGGTGTGGTGTACTACCTCCTACCCCTGGCAAAGACGAACAATCATCTACAATTCCAAATGGGTCCGCTCAACCTTCAGCTTCCGGTTCATCCAGATCTGCACCATCTTTACCTACCATTCTTAACAAGATCCACGCCCAGAGATTGCTAGATGTAGAAGAAACTTCGAAAGTATTAGCTACCACTCCAGCAAACATCACCAAATCCCTATCACTCCATACATCTCCACCATTAATTTCGTTCGTTGATCGAATCAAGTCGACTCCTCATACAGCCATCATGGCCGAGATCAAACGAGCTTCACCATCCAAAGGGGATATCGCTCCTGACGCATCGGCACCTTCACAAGCTTTGAAATACGCCTTGGCAGGTGCTTCGGTGATATCAGTGTTGACTGAACCTAAATGGTTTAAAGGATCTTTGCTCGATATGTTATCCGTTAGAAACGCGTTAGACTCATTACCCAATCGACCGGCAATACTGAGAAAAGATTTCATCCTGTCCAAGTATATGATAGACGAAGCTAGATTATACGGTGCCGATACTGTTTTACTCATCGTTGCGATGCTTGAGCCCACGCAGCTGAAAGAATTATACGATTATTCAGTATCAATAGGAATGGAACCATTGGTAGAAGTGAATAATACGAAAGAGTTAGAGTTGGCTTTGCAGATTGGAAGTAAAGTGATAGGAGTCAATAATAGGAATTTACATGATTTCAATGTGGACATGTCGACTACGTCCCGAGTGAATGCGGCTTTagatggaagggatgtcATTCTCTGTGCGTTAAGTGGGATATCGTCACCTGAAGATGTACAGAAATATGTGAAAGAGGGAGTAAAAGCTGTCTTGGTTGGTGAATCGTTGATGAGAGCGAAAGATACAGGGAAATTCTTAAGATCGTTAATCGGTTTACCACTCGAGGATGAGAAAAGGATAGAAGAGAAACCTCTAGTGAAGATATGTGGAATTAGATCAGTTGAAGATGCTGAAATCGCGATTAATACTGGAGCAGATCTATTAGGGGTGATATTGGTACCGAATGCCAAGCGAAGGATCTCGTTGGAAGTAGCTAGGGATATATCGGATTTGGTGAAAGTGACAAGATCAAAATCGAATTCAGGCCGAACGAGTTCAAAACAGTCTACTTCGACAGGTAACGAACCATGGTTCACATTCAATTTCAACCGGTTATCCCAACGTAAAAAACCCTTGTTAGTGGGTGTATTCCAGAATCAACCCTTGGCGGAAATACTGGATGCAGTAGATGAAATTGGATTAGATATCGTTCAATTACATGGTGATGAATCTCAACAATTGGCCAAATTCATTCCTGTACCGGTTATAAAGGTATTCAAAATATCGACGTCTCCTTCGCCTTCTGGAGAAGTGGTGGtcagtggaagaggagagataaGTCGACCTGGTTTGAATCAGTTTATCTTGTTGGATTCGGCtgggaaaggtggtgaaggaatATCGTTCCCTTGGGAAAACGCTAGAAAGGTTATTGAAAAGGGTGAGAATGGATCGGAAGGATCAGTGAGATTACCTATTATCTTAGCTGGAGGATTGGATCCGACCAATGTGCGAAAAGCGATTGAAGTTGCTGGTGGATCCGAGGGTGTGAGGATGGTTGATGTTAGTTCGGGAGTGGAGAGGGACGCAGGAGATGGGAAAGATAGGAGCAAAGTGGAGGAGTTTGTGAGGGCTGTTAAGGGACAGATATAGAATGTGAATTtggtgaagtggaagaggactTTACAAATTATATGTTATgcatcatgttcatcattTGGGATCATTCTGTATCACCTTTGAACAACCTATTTGCTTCACACAGGATGGTTACCTCATGATAAAGAGTCGATAATCTCATTGTCCGTGCGTTGAATCAACACGTGCACGGATGTTCATACCCTTTTTATATCGGGTTGTTCCTCCATTTGACTTTGTTACGTGTCCGATTCACCACTTGATCGAGGAAAGTTGATTCACCATGACCAGCGACAGGGAGTACAAGTTGCCTGACCTGGAAGATTATCTGACgattggtgagttgacatttccatttcccacttcaccttcataaTGTCCaaaaaagaggaaagaagaagatcatatgAACTGACCGTGTCCAAATATTTATACTGATGTTTGATATGGTTATATTCGTCAGACTGCGAATTCGTAGGATGTAAATCAGGTCAAGCACTAGCCAGGTAAGTTGAATTTATTATTGGTCTCAAATGTCCACTTGGAAAATGCTTGAGAGACGAACAGGATATAAAATGTTCGAgcaaaaggaggaaggaaggaaggagagggatgTCATCCTTTTAAGCTACTACTTTTACtactgatatcattcttctGAAAACTCTCGCCAATATTTTACTGATTTGCTCCTCTCATGGAAGGGTCGGTCTAGTAAATCACGAAGGATCGATCGTACTCGATACGTACGTGTACGTGAATCCTGAGAACATAGTCGATTATAGGACATCAAGTAGGTGTACATAGCACCATATTGCAGGCGTGAATCGATGGACGACTGATGAAATGTGTTTTGGATGTTGTCGTAGCGAGTGGGATCAAACCTGGTGATTTGGATGGAGGTATGTACAAATGTACTCAACTATGTCTTTCCTTATGGCTAGCACGATAACGAGCTGGTGACTGTTTACTGAGTTAATACTGTAGCACCAACGTACGAACAAGTGACATCCCGAATCAAAGATTTAGTACAAGGTAAGATCTTAGTAGGGCATACATTATTTAACGATTTGTCGGTAAGtcccttcatccctcattTCAGTCGATCCCACCTGTAGTCATTCTGTCCGACGTGATGTCGTGTATTGTGATGGAACGATATACTGAggttggattgatcaattaGGCGATAGGTCATAAACACCCATACGAATCATTCAGAGATACAGCCTTGTATTATCCCCTAAGATTCAAAATGGGTATCAAaagggaaggtgaatttCCAAGTTTGAAGAGATTGGCGAAAGAAGTGCTTGGGGTGGATATACAACGTGATGATAATGGAAGAGGACATGATCcggtgagttgatcgttATTTAGTGGTCACTTGCATTGTAACCTGTCAATCTATAATTTCGATTCTAGGAATAGGAACAAGAATAGGTAATTCGCTAATTTTGGAAGGTATACTTGTAGATTGAAGATGCCCGAGCGACTATAGCGATTTTCATGCTTGTCAGAGAGGAttatgagattgatttgatgaaGAATAGAGATTGCGTTGCTGGTATACCACCGTGAGTGCTCCATCAAAGTATAAATGGGAATGAATTGCTTGAATGTGTTAGTTGATTCTTTCTGATGTATGGAAATCTGCCATGATTGATCTAATCGATCTTAGGTCATACGAACATTGCTTTTGGTGACATAGTATTCCATCCTACTGATCTTCGACCTTCGGGTATAACCCTGGCTCGTGATGCAGTGACTGGTTA
The nucleotide sequence above comes from Kwoniella europaea PYCC6329 chromosome 1, complete sequence. Encoded proteins:
- a CDS encoding multifunctional tryptophan biosynthesis protein, encoding MGITLLIDNYDSFTWNVYADIAVLGGNPVVVRNDKITLEQIEEMYNSGELERIVISPGPGHPRTDSGISRDAIKWGIGKLPILGVCMGLECIVDLLGGEIAYAGEIKHGKSSLIQHDSIGIFHDLPPLLSSVRYHSLSAQLLSLPPILQVSSTTQESGVIMGVRHREATVEAVQYHPESCKSEGGKGLMANFLKLKGGKWGGENAWCGVLPPTPGKDEQSSTIPNGSAQPSASGSSRSAPSLPTILNKIHAQRLLDVEETSKVLATTPANITKSLSLHTSPPLISFVDRIKSTPHTAIMAEIKRASPSKGDIAPDASAPSQALKYALAGASVISVLTEPKWFKGSLLDMLSVRNALDSLPNRPAILRKDFILSKYMIDEARLYGADTVLLIVAMLEPTQLKELYDYSVSIGMEPLVEVNNTKELELALQIGSKVIGVNNRNLHDFNVDMSTTSRVNAALDGRDVILCALSGISSPEDVQKYVKEGVKAVLVGESLMRAKDTGKFLRSLIGLPLEDEKRIEEKPLVKICGIRSVEDAEIAINTGADLLGVILVPNAKRRISLEVARDISDLVKVTRSKSNSGRTSSKQSTSTGNEPWFTFNFNRLSQRKKPLLVGVFQNQPLAEILDAVDEIGLDIVQLHGDESQQLAKFIPVPVIKVFKISTSPSPSGEVVVSGRGEISRPGLNQFILLDSAGKGGEGISFPWENARKVIEKGENGSEGSVRLPIILAGGLDPTNVRKAIEVAGGSEGVRMVDVSSGVERDAGDGKDRSKVEEFVRAVKGQI